A single window of Sphingobacteriales bacterium DNA harbors:
- a CDS encoding aldehyde dehydrogenase, producing MAHILENPVASASFIPKESTVSNQIADVIAQQNRFFASGVTKDANFRVQQLRRLRQAIQQYEPKLFDALHADLHKSNFESFGTEIGVTLSEIDGFISHVPRWAKPHSVGTSLFHFPASSRIYYEPFGKTLIIAPWNYPFLLSISPLAGALAAGNTAVIKPSELTVHTSAVMQEMLEAYFPAEQVAVFQGDAAVAQQLLAQPFEFVFFTGSTRVGKIVYEAAAKNLTPAVLELGGKSPCVVDKDIHLTHTARRIVWGKFLNAGQTCIAPDYVLVHRSVKDALIAQMKKETEQFFGSNPQQSSDYVRIINHAHFDRLLRLIDASKVVHGGTHDRNDRYIAPTILDGVQLKDAVMQEEIFGPILPVLTYENTEEALAIIRQRPKPLSLYVFSKDKKWCENIIERTSSGGGCINDTIVHISNKNLGFGGVGNSGLGKYHGKNSFEAFSNRRGILDKKLWLDVPLRYAPYNKLSLDMVRKIYRWFF from the coding sequence ATGGCTCATATTTTAGAAAATCCTGTCGCTTCAGCCTCTTTTATCCCAAAAGAAAGCACGGTATCCAATCAAATAGCAGATGTGATAGCACAACAAAACCGTTTTTTTGCTTCGGGTGTTACAAAAGACGCAAATTTTCGGGTACAGCAACTCCGCCGCCTGCGCCAAGCTATACAACAATATGAGCCGAAACTCTTCGATGCGCTCCACGCCGACCTGCACAAAAGCAATTTTGAAAGTTTCGGAACAGAAATCGGTGTCACACTCTCCGAAATAGATGGTTTTATCAGCCATGTTCCGCGTTGGGCAAAACCCCACAGCGTAGGCACTTCTTTATTTCATTTTCCGGCATCGAGCCGCATATATTACGAACCTTTCGGCAAAACCCTCATCATTGCCCCTTGGAATTATCCGTTTTTGTTGAGTATTTCGCCATTGGCAGGTGCGTTAGCCGCCGGAAACACTGCCGTTATCAAACCCTCCGAACTCACGGTGCATACTTCGGCGGTAATGCAGGAAATGTTAGAGGCTTATTTTCCTGCCGAACAAGTGGCGGTATTTCAGGGCGATGCCGCCGTTGCTCAACAATTGCTGGCGCAGCCTTTTGAATTTGTCTTTTTTACGGGCAGCACGCGCGTAGGCAAAATTGTATATGAAGCCGCCGCCAAAAATCTCACACCCGCAGTGCTGGAACTCGGCGGCAAAAGCCCTTGTGTGGTGGACAAAGATATACATCTGACACACACCGCCCGCCGTATTGTGTGGGGAAAGTTTTTAAATGCCGGACAAACCTGTATTGCACCCGATTATGTATTGGTGCATCGTTCTGTAAAAGATGCTTTGATTGCACAAATGAAAAAAGAAACGGAGCAGTTTTTTGGCAGCAACCCCCAACAAAGCAGCGATTATGTGCGCATCATCAACCACGCTCACTTCGACCGATTGCTGCGCTTGATAGATGCTTCCAAAGTGGTGCACGGTGGCACACACGACCGCAACGACCGCTACATCGCACCTACTATTTTAGATGGTGTGCAGTTGAAAGATGCAGTGATGCAGGAAGAAATTTTCGGTCCTATTTTGCCTGTCTTGACCTACGAAAATACCGAAGAAGCACTTGCCATCATTCGGCAACGCCCCAAACCTTTGTCGTTATATGTTTTTTCAAAAGATAAAAAATGGTGCGAAAATATCATTGAGCGCACTTCGTCGGGCGGCGGCTGCATCAACGACACTATTGTGCATATTTCCAACAAAAACTTAGGCTTCGGCGGTGTGGGCAACAGCGGATTAGGAAAATATCACGGCAAAAACAGCTTTGAGGCATTTTCCAATCGGCGCGGTATTTTAGATAAAAAATTGTGGCTTGATGTGCCTTTGCGCTATGCTCCCTACAACAAATTGAGCTTGGATATGGTACGAAAAATCTATCGCTGGTTTTTTTAG
- a CDS encoding retropepsin-like domain-containing protein, whose product MVGFDIPQGRRVCTIPIQVVNNLILLPVRNHSGLPLTFILDTGVATPILLYQSLQNTFEYRYQRTVTVRGLGKDEALEAQALSGVSLDIGALQGRNLEMIVLPDFAFDATSLVGVPIHGIIGYDIFAPFQVRIDYIKKQLQIRLPQSSCKGAASIIPLEIINKKPYIRAKVQQEERRYDNTLLFIDSGSSMALTLVARDTLDIPPSEQVVPVFFGHGTQWRFEWQLG is encoded by the coding sequence GTGGTAGGCTTTGACATTCCACAAGGTCGGCGCGTTTGTACGATACCGATACAAGTTGTCAATAATTTAATACTGCTGCCGGTGCGCAACCATAGCGGTTTGCCACTTACTTTTATTTTAGATACAGGTGTAGCTACGCCGATTTTATTGTATCAATCGCTGCAAAATACTTTTGAATACCGCTACCAACGTACAGTTACGGTGAGGGGTTTGGGCAAAGATGAAGCACTCGAAGCACAGGCTCTCAGTGGAGTTTCCTTAGATATAGGTGCGTTGCAAGGGCGCAATTTGGAGATGATTGTACTACCTGATTTTGCCTTTGATGCTACAAGTTTGGTCGGTGTGCCGATACACGGTATTATTGGCTACGACATATTTGCACCCTTTCAGGTGCGTATTGATTATATAAAAAAGCAATTACAAATACGGCTGCCGCAATCGTCCTGCAAAGGAGCAGCGAGCATCATTCCTTTAGAAATCATCAATAAAAAACCATATATACGGGCTAAGGTGCAACAAGAGGAACGAAGGTATGACAATACTTTGCTGTTTATAGACAGCGGCTCCAGTATGGCACTTACATTGGTGGCACGCGATACTTTAGATATACCCCCTTCGGAGCAGGTAGTTCCTGTGTTTTTTGGGCACGGGACTCAGTGGCGATTTGAGTGGCAACTTGGGTAG
- a CDS encoding PDZ domain-containing protein: MGTGLSGDLSGNLGRVDALYMDKHTLLQPLTAFPDSVSLRHLYAVDSIRNGSVGGEILRRFVVTFDYTAQRLYLQPNRHFKQSFEYNKSGLHLLQENNNKLTTLVVSRVEANSAAEQAGIEKGDILLSINGTAAAEWKLSELYHFFTHKKAGKRIHLKILRQGNIKISRTLVLRDLL; encoded by the coding sequence TTGGGCACGGGACTCAGTGGCGATTTGAGTGGCAACTTGGGTAGGGTAGATGCTCTGTATATGGATAAGCACACTTTATTACAGCCTCTTACAGCTTTTCCCGATTCTGTGTCGCTGCGGCATTTGTATGCAGTGGACAGTATCCGCAACGGCTCGGTGGGTGGCGAAATATTGCGGCGTTTTGTGGTAACATTTGACTATACGGCGCAACGGCTCTATTTACAGCCCAACCGACATTTTAAACAAAGCTTTGAATACAACAAAAGCGGCTTACATCTGTTGCAGGAAAACAACAACAAACTCACCACTTTGGTAGTGAGCAGGGTGGAGGCAAACAGTGCAGCAGAGCAGGCAGGTATTGAAAAAGGGGATATTTTATTGTCGATAAACGGAACTGCCGCCGCCGAGTGGAAACTCAGCGAATTGTATCATTTTTTTACCCACAAAAAAGCGGGCAAGCGCATACATCTCAAAATATTGCGACAGGGCAATATCAAAATTTCCCGCACTTTGGTATTGCGCGATTTATTGTAA
- a CDS encoding tail fiber domain-containing protein has product MTRTIKHLALAASLLAVSSFSLQAQQWLGVTTSTGNIYRSGNVGINVTSPAAKLHVNGTVRLQNLGASTTAATNILVLDGTNNVRVRNLSTAPLPGDNLGNHIAAMPLNMSCFDINNINSANFCGGGNVFGDGLGGLVLGGSGVNVPSLTPNTFVGVDANGYLASVAVPPGGGDNLGNHIATTDLQMQCNNIRNVNSISFCGSPTSAVGFPIISTTPGCPGDLNVNATLTVGGPFSNCMWPGPAAIIPGSAPWVTGVVGTVLFANGDVGGGMYFTFSDKRLKKDIAPLQNALSKVKALNPVSYEYDNTLLKDTKFSEGKTNGFLAQELLEIVPEAVRQHESGTLMVNYDAVIPVLTEAIQEQQVLIESKDEAIVELNKQVSSVKEELENLKNLLQAMCENGCSAFNKTSGNNNNDLQGAVLEQNAPNPFNQNTQIRYFLPETVNTAQLFIYDMSGKQLKAMDITSRGAGSSIIEANEFSAGLYIYTLVADGIEVASKRMVLSR; this is encoded by the coding sequence ATGACACGCACTATCAAGCATCTCGCATTAGCTGCTTCTTTATTGGCAGTTTCTTCTTTTTCTTTACAAGCCCAACAATGGCTCGGTGTTACCACTTCTACAGGTAATATTTACCGCTCCGGCAATGTAGGTATCAATGTAACCAGCCCCGCCGCCAAACTCCACGTCAATGGTACGGTGCGCTTGCAAAATTTAGGTGCGAGTACTACTGCAGCCACTAATATCTTGGTATTAGATGGTACAAATAATGTTCGTGTTCGCAACCTAAGCACTGCCCCACTGCCAGGCGATAATTTAGGCAATCATATCGCCGCTATGCCTTTAAATATGTCGTGTTTTGATATCAACAACATCAATTCGGCTAATTTCTGCGGTGGCGGCAACGTTTTTGGCGATGGCTTAGGCGGTTTGGTTTTAGGCGGTAGCGGCGTAAATGTACCTTCTTTGACTCCCAACACTTTTGTAGGAGTAGATGCCAACGGATATTTAGCTTCTGTAGCTGTGCCTCCGGGTGGTGGCGATAATTTAGGCAATCATATTGCTACCACAGATTTGCAAATGCAATGCAACAATATCCGAAATGTAAATTCGATTAGTTTTTGTGGTTCGCCCACCAGCGCAGTAGGGTTTCCTATTATCAGCACCACACCCGGTTGCCCCGGCGACCTGAATGTCAATGCTACTTTAACCGTTGGCGGTCCTTTCAGTAATTGTATGTGGCCTGGTCCGGCAGCTATTATTCCGGGCAGTGCACCTTGGGTGACAGGTGTTGTAGGCACTGTGTTGTTTGCCAATGGTGATGTGGGCGGCGGTATGTACTTCACTTTCTCCGACAAACGCCTCAAAAAAGACATCGCACCTTTGCAAAATGCTTTGAGCAAAGTAAAAGCCCTCAATCCGGTGAGCTACGAATACGACAATACTTTGTTGAAAGACACTAAATTTTCGGAAGGAAAAACCAATGGTTTCTTAGCACAGGAATTGCTCGAAATAGTACCCGAAGCAGTACGCCAACACGAAAGCGGTACTTTAATGGTGAATTATGATGCAGTAATTCCGGTACTCACCGAAGCCATTCAAGAGCAACAAGTCCTCATTGAAAGCAAAGATGAAGCCATTGTTGAATTAAACAAGCAAGTAAGCAGCGTAAAAGAAGAATTAGAGAATTTAAAAAACCTCTTGCAAGCAATGTGCGAAAATGGCTGCTCGGCTTTTAACAAAACTTCCGGCAACAATAACAACGATTTGCAAGGTGCTGTTCTGGAACAAAATGCCCCCAATCCATTCAACCAAAACACACAAATTCGCTACTTTTTACCCGAAACCGTCAATACTGCCCAACTATTTATTTATGATATGAGTGGCAAACAACTCAAAGCAATGGATATTACTTCGCGCGGCGCAGGCAGCAGTATTATCGAAGCCAATGAGTTTTCTGCCGGATTATATATTTATACCCTCGTTGCAGACGGTATTGAAGTAGCCAGCAAACGCATGGTATTGAGCCGTTAA